Proteins encoded in a region of the Pseudomonas sp. PDNC002 genome:
- a CDS encoding phosphatase PAP2 family protein has translation MNRTLLAVATLAASAGLIGCAGAPQMSWERVGDSAQRAVTSADVWAPVAGAAVIAAGNWDHKWQKSASNHDWFFGGDANQAADRMLNLATGLSVVTALVASPKDVDTEEKWSWRGRNLTLLAADRYAVTGFVEEAKEWSGRERPDGIPDDSFPSKHTAVTAVHNSFTRRNLDYIDMNPTLRYTAKAGLYTLDGLTALSRVEGDKHYPTDVLVGMAVGNFFANFTYNLFLEGPESQRYNVAVVPETGGGMSLRAAMLF, from the coding sequence ATGAATCGGACTTTGCTGGCAGTCGCCACCCTGGCGGCCAGCGCCGGGCTCATTGGTTGCGCCGGCGCACCACAAATGAGCTGGGAGCGGGTGGGGGATTCGGCGCAACGCGCCGTGACCAGCGCCGACGTCTGGGCCCCGGTGGCCGGGGCGGCGGTGATCGCCGCGGGGAACTGGGATCACAAGTGGCAGAAGTCGGCGAGCAATCACGACTGGTTCTTCGGCGGCGACGCCAACCAGGCTGCCGATCGCATGCTCAACCTCGCCACCGGCCTGAGTGTCGTCACCGCCCTGGTGGCGTCGCCCAAGGACGTGGATACCGAGGAGAAGTGGAGTTGGCGCGGGCGCAACCTGACGCTGCTGGCGGCGGATCGCTACGCGGTGACCGGCTTCGTCGAGGAAGCCAAGGAGTGGTCCGGGCGCGAGCGGCCGGATGGCATTCCCGATGACTCCTTTCCCTCCAAGCACACGGCGGTCACCGCCGTGCACAACAGCTTCACCCGGCGCAATCTCGACTACATCGACATGAACCCGACCCTGCGCTACACCGCCAAGGCCGGCCTCTATACGCTCGATGGCCTGACCGCGCTATCGCGGGTCGAAGGTGACAAGCACTACCCAACCGATGTGCTGGTTGGAATGGCGGTGGGTAATTTCTTCGCCAACTTCACCTACAACCTGTTCCTGGAAGGCCCTGAAAGCCAGCGCTACAACGTCGCCGTTGTCCCCGAAACCGGCGGCGGCATGAGCCTGCGGGCGGCGATGCTGTTCTGA
- a CDS encoding transporter substrate-binding domain-containing protein — translation MPLRLLLLLMCLCIGSALRAEEVLRIAADRWPPYADQGLPGNGVAVDMVRAALKRAGFASAYIEVPWPRVLHGVKNGEYDLVADAWYTPEREVYGEYSEPYLINRVRLIKRRGSSITFTRLADLYPYRIAVVRGYSYSADFNNDPQLQRVPVFSFVNAAMMLQVGRVDLTLEDEITARHHFNGDLAEVKEQLEFLPVPLAENGLRILVSRHNPRHAEIVAAFDKAIREMKADGSYDALMREHGL, via the coding sequence ATGCCGCTGCGCCTGCTGCTGTTGCTGATGTGCCTGTGCATTGGTTCCGCGCTGCGCGCCGAGGAAGTGCTGCGTATCGCCGCTGATCGCTGGCCGCCTTACGCCGACCAGGGCTTGCCGGGCAACGGTGTTGCGGTGGACATGGTGCGAGCGGCACTCAAGCGCGCGGGTTTTGCCAGCGCGTACATCGAGGTGCCGTGGCCGCGGGTGCTGCACGGGGTGAAGAATGGCGAGTACGACCTGGTGGCGGATGCCTGGTACACGCCGGAACGCGAGGTCTACGGTGAATACTCCGAGCCCTACCTGATCAACCGGGTGCGTCTGATCAAGCGTCGTGGCTCATCCATCACCTTCACCAGGCTCGCCGATCTCTATCCGTATCGCATCGCCGTGGTGCGCGGCTATAGCTACTCCGCCGACTTCAACAACGATCCGCAACTGCAGCGCGTGCCGGTGTTCAGCTTCGTCAATGCGGCGATGATGCTGCAGGTCGGGCGGGTGGACCTCACCCTGGAGGACGAGATCACCGCCCGGCATCACTTCAACGGCGACCTGGCCGAGGTAAAGGAGCAACTGGAATTCCTGCCCGTGCCGCTGGCGGAGAACGGCCTGCGTATTCTGGTCAGCCGCCACAACCCCCGTCACGCCGAGATAGTTGCGGCCTTCGACAAGGCGATCCGTGAGATGAAGGCGGATGGCAGCTACGACGCGCTGATGCGCGAGCACGGCCTGTAG
- the yccS gene encoding YccS family putative transporter, which produces MFSSPLIQSLQRLWALDKFAYSLRVFVALSGVMLACWLQGRPELVIPLFLGVIASALAETDDHWLGRLQALLVTLACFSIASLAVELLFPYPPLFVAGLALSTFAMTLLGALGERYAAIASATLILSIYTMIGVDQRGGTPADFWREPLLLVAGAGWYGLLSVLWNALFANQPVQQSLARLFLELGEYLKIKSTLLEPLRHLDIEAQRLALARQNGRVVVALNQAKETILARLSHGRPSPKISRYLKLYFIAQDVHERASSSHYPYNQLAEAFFHSDVLFRCQRLLNQQGKACKALAKAIQLRQPFDYNDSELALADLNASLEYLRQQGNPAWRGLLRSLGALAANLTTLDRKLSGASNPDALDDEQDSTLLDRSPHSFKDAFERIRLHISPTSLLFRHALRLSLALAAGYGVLHLIHPTQGYWIMLTTVFVCQPNYGATRIRLVQRILGTLVGLVAGWALIDLFPNPLIQSLLAVVAGVAFFATRSTRYTLATAAITLLVLFCFNQVGDGYGLILPRLFDTLLGALIAGIAVFLVLPDWHGRSLHRLVGGTLACNSRYLREIMQQYANGKRDDLAYRTARRNAHNADATLSTTLSNMLLEPGHFRKDAEIGFRFLVLSHTLLSYLSALGAHRNQLPPDVNDDLIAEAAERLTASLDDIAVRLNERRPVDIYSDAEDALAKRLEELPEEQDDAHRLVQTQLALICRQLAPLRTLAAHLLKKDIGAEQAEAA; this is translated from the coding sequence ATGTTCTCTTCCCCATTGATCCAGTCTCTGCAGCGCCTCTGGGCGCTGGACAAGTTCGCCTACAGCCTGCGGGTGTTCGTCGCCCTCAGCGGGGTCATGCTCGCCTGCTGGCTGCAGGGTCGGCCGGAGCTGGTGATCCCGCTGTTCCTCGGCGTCATCGCCAGCGCCCTGGCGGAAACCGACGACCATTGGCTGGGTCGCCTGCAGGCGCTGCTGGTGACGCTGGCCTGCTTCAGCATCGCCTCGCTGGCGGTGGAACTGCTGTTCCCCTACCCGCCGCTGTTCGTTGCAGGCCTCGCGCTATCCACCTTCGCCATGACCCTGCTCGGCGCTCTTGGCGAGCGCTACGCGGCCATCGCCTCGGCGACGCTGATCCTGTCGATCTACACCATGATCGGCGTCGACCAGCGCGGCGGCACGCCCGCCGATTTCTGGCGCGAGCCGCTGCTGCTGGTGGCCGGCGCGGGTTGGTACGGCCTGCTCTCGGTGTTGTGGAACGCCCTGTTCGCCAACCAGCCGGTACAGCAGAGCCTGGCCCGGCTGTTCCTCGAACTGGGCGAGTACCTGAAGATCAAGTCGACCCTGCTAGAGCCGCTGCGCCACCTCGACATCGAGGCCCAGCGCCTTGCCCTGGCACGGCAGAACGGCCGGGTGGTAGTAGCGCTGAACCAGGCCAAGGAAACCATTCTGGCGCGCCTGTCCCACGGCAGGCCGAGCCCGAAAATCAGTCGCTACCTGAAGCTCTATTTCATTGCCCAGGACGTCCACGAGCGCGCCAGCTCCTCGCACTATCCGTACAACCAGCTGGCCGAAGCCTTCTTCCACAGTGACGTGCTGTTCCGCTGCCAGCGCCTGCTCAACCAGCAGGGCAAGGCGTGCAAGGCACTGGCGAAAGCCATCCAGCTGCGCCAGCCATTCGACTACAACGACAGCGAACTGGCGCTGGCCGATCTCAACGCTTCGCTGGAGTATCTGCGCCAGCAGGGCAATCCGGCCTGGCGCGGACTGCTGCGCTCCCTCGGCGCGCTGGCGGCCAACCTGACCACACTGGACCGCAAGCTCAGCGGCGCGAGCAATCCCGATGCGCTGGACGACGAACAGGACAGCACTCTGCTGGATCGCTCGCCGCACTCTTTCAAGGACGCCTTCGAGCGTATCCGCCTGCATATCTCGCCGACCTCGCTGCTGTTCCGCCATGCCCTGCGCCTCTCCCTCGCGCTGGCCGCCGGCTACGGTGTGCTGCACCTGATCCACCCAACCCAGGGCTACTGGATCATGCTCACCACGGTGTTCGTCTGCCAGCCGAACTACGGCGCAACGCGCATCCGCCTGGTGCAACGGATCCTCGGCACGCTGGTGGGCCTGGTGGCCGGCTGGGCGCTGATCGACCTGTTCCCCAACCCGCTGATCCAGTCGCTGCTGGCGGTGGTCGCCGGGGTCGCCTTCTTCGCCACGCGCAGTACCCGCTACACCCTGGCGACGGCGGCGATCACCCTGCTCGTGCTGTTCTGCTTCAACCAGGTGGGTGACGGCTACGGGCTGATCCTGCCGCGCCTGTTCGATACCCTGCTCGGCGCGCTGATCGCCGGTATCGCGGTGTTCCTGGTACTGCCCGACTGGCACGGACGCAGCCTGCACCGGCTGGTCGGCGGCACCCTCGCCTGCAACAGCCGCTACCTGCGCGAGATCATGCAGCAGTACGCCAACGGCAAGCGCGATGACCTCGCCTACCGCACTGCGCGACGCAATGCGCACAACGCCGACGCAACGCTATCCACCACGCTGTCGAACATGCTGCTGGAGCCCGGCCACTTCCGGAAGGACGCGGAGATCGGCTTCCGTTTCCTGGTGCTCTCCCACACCCTGCTCAGCTACCTTTCCGCCCTCGGCGCGCACCGTAACCAGTTGCCGCCGGACGTCAACGACGACCTCATCGCCGAGGCCGCCGAGCGCCTGACGGCCAGCCTGGACGACATCGCCGTGCGCCTCAACGAACGACGCCCGGTGGATATCTACAGCGACGCCGAGGATGCACTCGCCAAACGCCTGGAAGAGCTACCCGAGGAACAGGACGATGCCCACCGCCTGGTGCAGACCCAGCTCGCGCTGATCTGCCGGCAGCTCGCCCCGCTGCGCACCCTGGCGGCGCATCTGCTGAAGAAGGACATCGGCGCGGAGCAAGCCGAGGCAGCGTAG
- the dbpA gene encoding ATP-dependent RNA helicase DbpA: protein MTTSAFSSLALSADLLANLDSLGYREMTPIQAAALPTILKGRDLIAQAKTGSGKTAAFGIGLLSPLNPRYFGCQALVLCPTRELADQVAKEIRRLARAADNIKVLTLCGGTPFGPQIGSLEHGAHVVVGTPGRIQEHLRRETLKLDGLNTLVLDEADRMLDMGFYDSIADIIGQAPARRQTLLFSATYPDGIGQLAAKFLKNPERVEVEALHDDSQIEQHFYEIEPKQRFDAVVRLLQHFRPQSSVAFCHTRQQCMEVVEQLNARKISALALHGDLEQRERDQVLTMFANRSCSVLVATDVAARGLDIAALEAVINVELSRDAQVHVHRIGRSGRAGEKGLALSLVTPAEASRAQAIEDLQGAPLNWERIDFLKANDTPLLPPMTTLAIAGGRKDKLRPGDILGALTGDAGLKGTQVGKIAIFDFQAFVAVERDIAKQALKHFNEGKIKGRSFKARIL, encoded by the coding sequence GTGACCACCTCTGCATTTTCCAGCCTCGCGCTGTCGGCCGATCTGCTGGCCAACCTCGATTCCCTCGGTTACCGGGAGATGACGCCGATCCAGGCCGCCGCCCTGCCGACGATCCTCAAGGGCCGCGATCTGATCGCCCAGGCCAAGACCGGCAGCGGCAAGACCGCTGCCTTCGGCATCGGTCTGCTGAGCCCGCTGAATCCACGTTACTTCGGCTGCCAGGCGCTGGTGCTGTGCCCGACTCGCGAGCTCGCCGACCAGGTGGCCAAAGAGATTCGCCGCCTGGCTCGCGCCGCCGACAATATCAAGGTGCTGACGCTCTGCGGCGGTACGCCTTTCGGCCCGCAGATCGGCTCGCTGGAGCACGGCGCCCATGTGGTCGTCGGCACGCCAGGGCGGATTCAGGAACACCTGCGCCGCGAGACCCTGAAGCTGGACGGCCTGAACACCCTGGTGCTCGACGAAGCCGATCGCATGCTCGACATGGGCTTCTACGACAGCATTGCCGACATCATCGGCCAGGCACCGGCGCGCCGGCAGACGCTGCTGTTCTCCGCCACCTATCCCGACGGCATCGGCCAACTCGCGGCGAAGTTCCTGAAGAATCCCGAGCGCGTGGAAGTCGAGGCGCTGCACGACGACAGCCAGATCGAACAGCACTTCTACGAGATCGAGCCGAAGCAGCGCTTCGATGCCGTCGTGCGCTTGCTGCAGCACTTCCGCCCGCAGTCCAGCGTCGCCTTCTGCCACACCCGTCAGCAGTGCATGGAAGTGGTCGAGCAACTCAATGCGCGGAAGATTTCCGCCCTCGCCCTGCACGGCGACCTGGAGCAGCGCGAGCGCGACCAGGTGCTGACCATGTTCGCCAACCGCAGCTGCAGCGTGCTGGTAGCCACCGACGTGGCCGCTCGCGGACTGGATATCGCCGCGCTCGAAGCGGTGATCAACGTCGAGCTGTCGCGCGACGCGCAGGTCCACGTGCACCGCATCGGCCGCAGCGGCCGGGCCGGTGAAAAGGGGCTGGCGCTGTCGCTGGTTACCCCCGCCGAGGCCAGCCGCGCCCAGGCCATCGAGGACCTGCAGGGCGCGCCGCTGAACTGGGAGCGCATCGATTTCCTCAAGGCCAACGACACCCCGCTGCTGCCACCGATGACCACCCTGGCCATCGCCGGCGGACGCAAGGACAAGCTGCGCCCCGGCGACATTCTCGGCGCACTCACTGGCGATGCCGGACTGAAAGGCACGCAGGTGGGCAAGATCGCCATCTTCGACTTCCAGGCCTTCGTGGCCGTCGAGCGCGACATCGCCAAGCAGGCGTTGAAGCATTTCAACGAAGGCAAGATCAAAGGGCGTTCGTTCAAGGCGCGCATCCTCTGA
- a CDS encoding cold-shock protein, which yields MSNRQNGTVKWFNETKGYGFITPESGPDVFVHFRAIEGNGFKTLAEGQKVSFEVVQGQKGMQAERVQVIN from the coding sequence ATGTCGAATCGTCAGAACGGCACCGTCAAGTGGTTCAACGAGACCAAAGGCTACGGCTTCATTACCCCGGAAAGCGGCCCGGACGTTTTCGTTCACTTCCGCGCTATCGAAGGTAACGGCTTCAAGACCCTGGCCGAAGGCCAGAAAGTCAGCTTCGAAGTCGTGCAAGGCCAGAAAGGCATGCAGGCCGAGCGCGTACAGGTGATCAACTAA
- a CDS encoding RimK/LysX family protein: MPSSAFRLLLAGLLASGSAIAADAPAQPTTWGWVETLTLMPEQAPLKAKLDTGAQTSVMDARNITRIKKNGERWVQYDVMLTDPATGKEERLPFERRVERVLKFKTASGVERSPVVLMDVCLGGKVYREQFTLRDRQTLDYPVLLGRRTLEHLGAVDASKTQTLAPTCKP; this comes from the coding sequence ATGCCATCGTCCGCCTTCCGCCTGCTGCTCGCCGGTCTGCTCGCCTCAGGGAGCGCCATCGCCGCGGATGCACCCGCGCAGCCCACGACCTGGGGTTGGGTGGAAACGCTCACCCTGATGCCCGAGCAGGCGCCGCTCAAGGCCAAGCTGGACACCGGCGCGCAGACCTCGGTGATGGATGCACGCAACATCACCCGGATCAAGAAGAACGGTGAACGCTGGGTACAGTACGACGTGATGCTCACCGACCCCGCCACCGGCAAGGAAGAACGCCTGCCCTTCGAGCGGCGCGTCGAGCGCGTGCTGAAATTCAAGACCGCCAGCGGCGTCGAGCGCAGCCCGGTGGTGCTGATGGATGTGTGCCTGGGCGGCAAGGTCTACCGCGAGCAGTTCACCCTGCGCGACCGCCAGACCCTGGACTATCCGGTACTGCTCGGCCGCCGCACGCTCGAACACCTGGGCGCCGTGGACGCCTCGAAGACGCAGACCCTGGCGCCCACCTGCAAGCCCTGA
- the mdtD gene encoding multidrug transporter subunit MdtD translates to MSEPFILTPRVARLLPWLVAIAFFMQALDGTILNTALPSMARSLDEDPLRMQGVVIAYLLTVALLIPSSGWISDRFGTRRVFLFAIFLFSLGSLLCALSTTLGTLVGARVVQGIGGALMMPVGRLVILRVYPRTELVRILSFVTIPGLLGPLAGPTMGGWLVEYASWHWIFLINLPVGLVGFIVALRLMPDLHGVRATRFDSIGFLLFGGAMVLITIALEGLGELHMPHVRVVLLLIGGLVLLAAYWLRALRIEAPLFPPSLFTTRTFAVGLLGNLFARLGSGSLPFLTPLLLQVGLGFSPSRAGMTMIPMALAAMVIKSLARPLLDLFGYRKLLVSNTLLLGAMIASLGLVDQDTPYALLLVQLAILGGINSLQFTAMNTLSLIDLRDDNASAGNSLLSVVMQLSIGMGIACAAALLGGFTGDTESVQGDVLSAFHATYFSVGVLSMLAAAIFFQLNADDGRTTPRRVDPQHGVDEH, encoded by the coding sequence ATGAGCGAACCCTTCATCCTCACGCCCCGCGTGGCGCGCCTGCTGCCCTGGCTGGTCGCCATTGCCTTCTTCATGCAGGCCCTGGACGGCACCATCCTCAATACCGCGCTGCCGAGCATGGCCCGTTCGCTGGACGAGGACCCGCTGCGCATGCAGGGCGTGGTGATCGCCTACCTGCTCACGGTGGCGCTGCTGATACCTTCCTCCGGCTGGATCTCCGACCGCTTCGGCACGCGCCGGGTGTTCCTCTTCGCGATCTTCCTGTTCAGCCTCGGCTCGCTGCTCTGCGCGCTGTCGACGACCCTCGGCACCCTGGTCGGCGCACGCGTGGTGCAAGGCATCGGCGGCGCGCTGATGATGCCGGTGGGGCGCCTGGTGATCCTGCGCGTCTACCCGCGCACGGAGCTGGTGCGCATCCTCAGCTTCGTCACCATCCCCGGCCTGCTCGGCCCGCTGGCCGGCCCGACCATGGGTGGCTGGCTGGTGGAGTACGCCAGCTGGCACTGGATCTTCCTGATCAACCTGCCGGTCGGGCTGGTCGGTTTCATCGTCGCCTTGCGCCTGATGCCGGACCTGCACGGCGTGCGCGCGACGCGCTTCGACTCGATCGGTTTCCTGCTGTTCGGCGGCGCCATGGTACTCATCACCATTGCCCTGGAAGGCCTCGGCGAGCTGCACATGCCCCACGTGCGCGTGGTCCTGCTGCTGATAGGCGGATTGGTGCTGCTGGCGGCCTATTGGCTGCGTGCGCTGCGCATCGAGGCACCGTTGTTCCCGCCATCGCTGTTCACCACGCGGACATTCGCCGTAGGCCTGCTGGGCAACCTGTTCGCGCGCCTGGGCAGCGGTTCCCTGCCCTTCCTCACGCCGCTGCTGTTGCAGGTCGGCCTGGGCTTCTCGCCATCGCGAGCGGGCATGACCATGATCCCGATGGCGTTGGCGGCCATGGTGATCAAGTCGCTGGCGCGGCCGCTGCTGGACCTGTTCGGCTATCGCAAGCTACTGGTGAGCAACACGCTGCTGCTGGGCGCGATGATCGCCAGCCTGGGACTGGTGGACCAGGACACACCCTATGCGCTGCTGCTGGTGCAACTGGCGATACTGGGCGGAATCAACTCGCTGCAGTTCACGGCGATGAACACCCTCAGCCTGATCGACCTGCGCGACGACAACGCCAGCGCCGGCAACAGCCTGCTCTCGGTGGTCATGCAACTGTCGATCGGCATGGGCATCGCCTGTGCGGCGGCGCTGCTGGGCGGGTTCACCGGCGATACGGAAAGCGTGCAGGGCGACGTGCTGTCAGCCTTCCACGCGACCTACTTCAGCGTCGGCGTGCTGTCGATGCTGGCGGCGGCGATCTTCTTCCAGCTCAACGCCGACGATGGCCGCACCACGCCACGCCGGGTCGATCCGCAGCATGGTGTCGACGAGCACTGA
- a CDS encoding DUF2780 domain-containing protein has protein sequence MSVKPRVTLALAALLAASSAFAFNLGDAAKAVSGATGADTSRVASTPQTSGLLDALTGQLGVSDEQALGGTGALLGLAKNKLSSGDYSQLAKTVPGLDKLTGSNALGGLGGQLGNLGGGASSGLLGNVSSMGDVSKAFGALGMDQEMTGKFSSVLLDYLGKQGLNSNLLSTLGSLWGTGA, from the coding sequence ATGTCCGTCAAACCCCGTGTCACCCTCGCCCTGGCCGCTCTGCTGGCGGCTTCTTCCGCATTCGCCTTCAACCTTGGTGACGCTGCCAAGGCGGTGTCCGGCGCAACCGGCGCCGACACCTCGCGGGTGGCCTCCACGCCACAGACCAGCGGCCTGCTCGATGCACTCACCGGCCAGCTCGGTGTCAGCGATGAACAGGCTCTCGGCGGCACTGGCGCCTTGCTTGGCCTCGCGAAGAACAAACTCAGCAGTGGTGACTATTCGCAGCTGGCGAAGACCGTTCCCGGGCTCGACAAGCTCACCGGCAGCAATGCCCTGGGCGGCCTCGGTGGCCAGCTCGGCAATCTGGGCGGCGGCGCCTCCAGCGGCCTGCTGGGCAACGTCAGCAGCATGGGGGATGTCAGCAAGGCCTTCGGTGCGCTGGGCATGGATCAGGAGATGACCGGCAAATTCTCCAGCGTGCTGCTGGATTACCTCGGCAAGCAGGGCCTGAACAGCAACCTGCTCAGCACCCTGGGCAGCCTCTGGGGCACCGGCGCCTGA
- a CDS encoding DUF2780 domain-containing protein — protein sequence MYTRSVVFLAACLAVAPVFAATFTETGEPIATTESVPPAATALLGNLTHQLGVSEQQAIGGTGALLGLALNNLKDTDTAQLQKSLPDLRQLAGTSSLGDLGGALGGFGGLGNAAALLGGINDLQDVDQIFNVLGMDQSMIGRFAGVILDYFNQQGLNGQLLGTLGGLWGTPAAPATPVAPVAGRGA from the coding sequence ATGTACACCCGATCCGTCGTCTTCCTGGCCGCCTGCCTGGCTGTTGCACCCGTGTTCGCCGCCACCTTCACCGAGACCGGCGAGCCCATCGCCACGACGGAGAGCGTGCCGCCAGCCGCCACCGCGTTGCTGGGCAACCTCACCCATCAGCTGGGTGTCAGCGAGCAGCAGGCGATTGGCGGCACCGGTGCATTGCTCGGGCTGGCGCTGAACAACCTGAAAGACACCGACACCGCGCAATTGCAGAAATCCCTCCCGGACCTGCGGCAGCTCGCCGGCACCAGCTCGCTGGGTGACCTGGGCGGCGCGCTGGGTGGATTCGGCGGGCTGGGCAATGCCGCCGCGCTGCTCGGCGGGATCAACGACCTGCAGGATGTCGACCAGATTTTCAACGTGCTGGGCATGGACCAGTCGATGATTGGCCGCTTCGCCGGGGTCATCCTCGATTACTTCAATCAGCAGGGCCTGAACGGCCAACTGCTGGGTACGCTGGGCGGCCTGTGGGGCACGCCTGCCGCGCCGGCGACGCCGGTTGCACCGGTGGCCGGACGGGGCGCGTAA
- a CDS encoding acyltransferase, translated as MRALTGVLASLLLLLNTLILIGPMLLIALLKLVLPGQAAKDACSRGVMWIAETWAEIDKAIFALMTPTVWDIRGAGQLRGDTSYLVISNHQSWVDIPALVQAFNRKTPYFKFFLKKELIWVPFLGLAFWALDYPFMKRYSKAFLEKHPELKGKDLEITKAACEKFKRMPVTVVNYLEGTRFTPAKQAQQQSPYQNLLRPKAGGVAFVLAALGEQLDTLLDVTLVYPKGPRPGFWDLLCGRVPRVIVDIQAREIDPALWQGDYENDAQFRQYVQDWVSRLWEEKDARIERLRQEF; from the coding sequence ATGCGGGCACTGACCGGCGTACTCGCCAGCCTTTTACTGCTGCTCAACACCCTGATCCTGATCGGCCCGATGCTGCTGATCGCACTGCTCAAGCTGGTCCTGCCTGGCCAGGCGGCGAAGGACGCCTGCTCACGCGGCGTGATGTGGATCGCCGAGACCTGGGCGGAAATCGACAAGGCCATCTTCGCCCTGATGACCCCGACCGTCTGGGACATCCGCGGTGCCGGCCAATTACGCGGCGACACTTCCTACCTGGTGATCAGCAACCACCAGTCCTGGGTCGACATCCCGGCGCTGGTGCAGGCGTTCAATCGCAAGACGCCCTATTTCAAGTTCTTCCTGAAGAAGGAGTTGATCTGGGTGCCCTTCCTCGGCCTGGCCTTCTGGGCTCTCGACTACCCCTTCATGAAGCGCTACAGCAAGGCCTTCCTGGAGAAGCACCCCGAGCTCAAGGGCAAGGACCTGGAAATCACCAAGGCCGCCTGCGAGAAGTTCAAGCGCATGCCGGTGACCGTGGTGAACTACCTGGAAGGCACGCGCTTCACCCCGGCCAAGCAGGCCCAGCAGCAATCGCCCTACCAGAACCTGCTGCGCCCCAAGGCCGGCGGCGTGGCCTTCGTGCTGGCGGCACTGGGCGAGCAACTCGATACCCTGCTGGATGTCACACTGGTCTATCCGAAGGGCCCGCGGCCCGGCTTCTGGGACCTGCTGTGCGGACGCGTGCCGCGAGTGATCGTGGATATCCAGGCCCGCGAGATCGACCCTGCACTATGGCAGGGCGATTACGAAAATGACGCCCAATTCCGCCAGTACGTGCAGGACTGGGTGTCGCGCCTGTGGGAAGAGAAGGACGCGCGCATCGAGCGGTTGCGCCAGGAGTTCTGA
- a CDS encoding ATP-dependent zinc protease codes for MKRALALLSLFALPGLALAAETKLYGRYEWVSLPELNQTLQAKMDTGAYTSSLSAKDIQIFQRDGEDWVRFKLATKDGGDSVYEHKLSRISKIKNRSDGAGEDEEEESAPGLSQRPVIELPVCLGGDQRTIEVNLTDRSHFNYPFLMGAKGLRKFHVAVDAGERFVAGKPDCS; via the coding sequence GTGAAACGCGCCCTCGCCCTGCTTTCCCTTTTCGCATTGCCTGGCCTTGCGCTGGCTGCTGAAACCAAACTCTACGGCCGCTACGAATGGGTCAGCCTGCCCGAACTCAACCAGACCCTGCAGGCCAAGATGGACACCGGCGCCTACACCTCGTCGCTGTCGGCCAAGGACATCCAGATCTTCCAGCGCGACGGCGAGGACTGGGTGCGCTTCAAGCTGGCCACCAAGGATGGCGGTGATTCGGTCTACGAGCACAAGCTCTCGCGCATCTCGAAGATCAAGAACCGCTCCGATGGCGCCGGCGAGGACGAAGAGGAAGAGTCCGCTCCCGGCCTCAGCCAGCGCCCGGTGATCGAGCTGCCGGTGTGCCTGGGCGGCGACCAGCGCACCATCGAGGTCAACCTCACCGACCGTAGCCACTTCAACTACCCCTTCCTGATGGGCGCCAAGGGCCTGCGCAAGTTCCACGTAGCGGTGGATGCGGGCGAGCGCTTCGTGGCCGGCAAGCCGGATTGCTCCTGA
- the creB gene encoding two-component system response regulator CreB, producing MPHILIVEDEAAIADTLLYALQAEGFETTWLNLAGAALERLQQGTFDLVILDVGLPDISGFEACKQLRRFSDVPVIFLTARNAEIDRVVGLEIGADDYVVKPFSPREVAARVKAILKRTAPREAPAAVAESNGPFEVDEERFQIRYHGQSLALTRHEFRLLQTLLARPERVFSREQLLDALGVAADAGYERNVDSHIKSLRAKLRQVAPAAEPIQTHRGLGYSYAPDKS from the coding sequence ATGCCCCACATCCTCATCGTCGAAGATGAAGCCGCCATCGCCGACACGCTGCTCTATGCCCTGCAGGCCGAAGGTTTCGAGACGACCTGGCTGAACCTCGCGGGTGCCGCCCTCGAACGCCTGCAGCAGGGCACCTTCGACCTCGTCATCCTCGACGTCGGCCTGCCGGACATCAGCGGCTTCGAAGCCTGCAAGCAGCTTCGCCGTTTCTCCGACGTGCCGGTGATCTTCCTCACCGCGCGCAACGCCGAGATCGACCGCGTGGTGGGGCTGGAAATCGGCGCCGACGACTACGTCGTCAAACCTTTCAGCCCGCGTGAAGTCGCCGCGCGGGTCAAGGCCATCCTCAAACGCACCGCACCGCGCGAGGCGCCCGCCGCCGTCGCCGAATCCAACGGCCCATTCGAGGTGGACGAGGAGCGCTTCCAGATTCGCTACCACGGCCAGTCGCTGGCCCTGACCCGCCATGAATTCCGCCTGCTGCAAACGCTGCTGGCGCGACCCGAGCGGGTGTTCAGCCGCGAGCAGTTGCTCGATGCCCTGGGCGTCGCTGCCGACGCAGGCTACGAGCGCAACGTCGACAGCCACATCAAGAGCCTGCGCGCCAAGCTGCGCCAGGTCGCCCCCGCCGCCGAACCGATCCAGACCCACCGCGGCCTGGGCTACAGCTACGCGCCGGACAAGAGCTGA